CATTATTAAGAGTTTCATGGTATGGATGTATCATTAATGAGTGAGTTAACTCTGATTTCACTTGACTATGTGTTGGGTTTCTCAAAACTACTGTTTGAACTAAGCGTGTGATAATGCAAGACCAATGGCATGATACGTTGGATCAGAAACAAATTCAACAGAATAGTAAGTGGATTAAAATAAGCATTTAGGCCTACCTCTTCACATTGTTCCAGTTGCACCAGTCTGTGTTGTTTAATGACTCCATGCCACCTACAAAATGTCTGTAGCAGGTTTCCTTAAATAAGGTCGCATAGCACTCCGTCCTTGGGGGATACGCCTCGCAAAACTCACAGTATTGTTCACAGTTAACATACGTATTCCCACAACCTGTACagtaagagaaagagagcgggagaATACTGCAACGTTAGAAAATCAGTTCTTTGAAATTATTCAATCATCTAAAATGAATCCATAAAATGAAGGATTAGAAGAATGTCTAGAAGATTCATGGTTACACATTATTACTAACAAGTCCCAGTCTAATCTTATGTTGATTTAACAGCAAGCGGAAACAGCAGCGTCACCTCTGATTCAACACTATTAACTGGCCTACATGTAGAGTCAGAAAAGTAATAATGGCCCACCTAATCCACTGGAGAATCCGCTCTCTTCGGGGATAGCACCTAAGAAGAGAAAATGACAATACATTTGTATACATTTGACTGACCAATGGTTATAATCACAACAGAAATGTCTGTTAAAAACAGCCTCTCTTACAGACAGACTGAACAGCGGTGTCATTCAACATCTTTTTTAAAGAACGATCAAATCttctaaaaatgtttttgaaatgATCAATGTAACATTTAAGATCCCAATCAAAACGAAGCATGCAATGAATGTTATCTTTACTGCCGCACATCGTGTCAGCAACTCAATCTGAATGTCCAGCAACGCGAGACGTGCGTTCGCTGCCGCCCGGGGCCGAGCCCACACACTCACCAGAAAGAACAGAGAGGAGCACCGCAAAGAAAACAAGCGCTCCCTTCATGTCAGAGAAAGTGAACATAGGAGAGTTTCCCCTACTGACTGACGACCATCTAGACTGAGCCTGAACTTCTAGCACCGAGCCCTGCAAGGCATAACAGGAAACTAGACAGGGGTGGAAGCAGCTAGACACGGCATTACCCTCGGTTACCAGATGTCAGATCGGTGTTACCCGCTGTTAGGTTACCAGATGTTCCTCGaggatctgtctgtctgccctgcgcCTTGGCAGCAAGCTCTTCCCCTCTCCAGAGCATTTCTTTAGGACTGTCTTGCCTTTTAAAGGGGTGGAGGCTCAAAAgactgtcgtctctctctctctctctctctcaaataaaAGTGAGCACACCCAAGTTGGGCTGGACTCACATCTGAAAACCCTTTACTCTTTAACTCTAGTTCTGCTTTTTAGTCTCCATTTCTCACAGTCAAAGGCCTGGCCGACTTGCAGCTTGTGATTTATTTGCCTTGAGGGCTGCCTCTGCCAAATCGGAAACATAAGTAAACATTTAGGACCAGGGCGTTTAGGGTGGATGTAATCATGACTACGCACGGGTGTGCTGTGCAGACAGCTGTGGATTCATATCTGGGTTAATGTGATCATATCTGGAAGTCGTTATTAGAGTCAGCCAGCTGTTTGCCACAGGCAAGTAATGCAAATCTCCAACTCACTAGGACTTTCAGCGTTCACACAATAGGATAAGCCTGGGAATATGGGTGGACTCCTCCTGGATCTTTATGTAGTACCTGAGCCATGTGGAGCTGCATGACTGTTACAACAGCAGACTACTGTCTCGGTGTCATACTGCTTTTCAAAGACAACGCATTAGACCACTTCTTCATCATCAATAAAACGATTATTCATATCTCAAGCTCCTTATCAAAAAGGATGTTTTTCAAAATAACAAGTCTTTGTCGATTACTGGGATGAAATAATAACATTTAAAGTGACTTTAAAAAGATTTTGAAGATATATTCTCAGGACTATCTATGCTACACAATGTGGTTGGGCCCCTGAACACATCTGTTCGCTGAGCAACGGTTTTGATTTAGTAATGACATCAGGAAATGTGTCTTTTCAGCAGAGGAGGAGCTCAGAGTTTGGTGAGTTGGAGGGGAgcggagagagaaaaaaaggaaatCGTAGGGTGAGGAACAGTGAAGGGGGACTAGCTGCTCCAAAGTTCCAGTTGTTTCACAACTCTAGAGTTCTTGTTTTGAACACAGCCATCACATGGGGCGAATGGTTAACAAATACAGGAAGTGCAGACCAGGTGGGGGGGCTGCCTGTAAACTAGGTTTCAGTTAACCTTTGACCCCAGACAATTATGGGCCTTATGTCAGCTGCTGCTAACCCCATTGTTGGGGACCTCCCCACAGGTTTGTCTTGGCTTCACGTTATGCTAGAAGCCTAGGACTCTTGGCAGAGAGCTGCATCTCGGTTGTCTTTCATTTTTTTAAGAGGTTGGCCAGTTCTGTTCTGAACCCATGTGTTTACAGTGCTTGTCCAACAAAGTCCCCCATTGATTCAAATATAATTTCACATCAAAGCGTTGCGCGATAGAGAAACCTCGATGGTAATGTTTGTTTAGAACATTAATGGGGTGTTACACCATTAGAAACATTTCCAACATAATCCAACTGTGATCATTATGTTGTGTAATACCAATATTGTGAAATAGGTGTTAAATTGTTGCCTAAAAATTTTCAATTAATCTGGTAACTTACCGGGGTATTCGTAGTTTGCATATGTTGTTGAGTCATGCCGTGAAGTGAAACCTAATTGATGAGAATAGCATACTGTTTAATCAAAGTATTGATGTAAATGTAGTCAtcagtacatttacattatagtcatttagcagacactcttatccagagcgacttacattagtgagtgcatacattttcatacttttctgTACAGGTCCCCTGTTGGAATAAACCCCACAACCCCGGTGTtgcaagagccatgctctacaaactgagccacacgggaccccaaAGGGACCCCCATCAAAGTGAAGACAGTctaacaaaaaacatttgttgttgttCCCTTGGTCTTTAACACTAGTTGACATAGATGAGTTGTGTTAGTTGATGTAGAGACCATGAGAAGAGGACCACAGTTATTTACCTGGTGTGGTAGCTTGTGGCGCCTCGTTAGGTCCTATCAGACCAGTTGCTGTAGAGCTCAGTGCTACAgaaacagacacaaaacagggACAATGTCAATGGAGAGTTCTTTACAGAAAGCAAGAAGAAATAGATGTATTTTTTACATATAGAAGACTGATGAACATataggacagacagaaagagaggagtgGGAAAGAGAGACAAATGAAGAGAGAGCTGG
This genomic stretch from Salmo trutta chromosome 32, fSalTru1.1, whole genome shotgun sequence harbors:
- the LOC115171132 gene encoding receptor activity-modifying protein 1 isoform X2; this encodes MFTFSDMKGALVFFAVLLSVLSGAIPEESGFSSGLGCGNTYVNCEQYCEFCEAYPPRTECYATLFKETCYRHFVGGMESLNNTDWCNWNNVKRMYNTFTMCTEEIAECLLIPWPNRMVENEFVNIHSRFFRDCPNEALSDPPPSIVFALVMTPICLIPIMVVLVVLKTKNGDGSS
- the LOC115171132 gene encoding receptor activity-modifying protein 1 isoform X1, producing MKAPNPSPVSSSCCFLPLLLWALSSTATGLIGPNEAPQATTPGFTSRHDSTTYANYEYPGAIPEESGFSSGLGCGNTYVNCEQYCEFCEAYPPRTECYATLFKETCYRHFVGGMESLNNTDWCNWNNVKRMYNTFTMCTEEIAECLLIPWPNRMVENEFVNIHSRFFRDCPNEALSDPPPSIVFALVMTPICLIPIMVVLVVLKTKNGDGSS